The following are from one region of the Heliangelus exortis chromosome 2, bHelExo1.hap1, whole genome shotgun sequence genome:
- the YTHDF3 gene encoding YTH domain-containing family protein 3: MSATSVDQRPKGQGNKVSVQNGSIHQKDAVNDDDFEPYLSSQTNQSNSYPPMSDPYMPSYYAPSIGFPYSLGEAAWSTAGDPPMPYLTTYGQMSNGEHHYIPDGVFSQPGALGNTPPFLGQHGFNFFPGNADFSTWGTSGSQGQSTQSSAYSSSYGYPPSSLGRAIADGQAGFGSDTLSKVPGISSIEQGMTGLKIGGDMTAAVTKTVGSALSSTGMTSIAANSVPPVSSSAPKPTSWAAIARKPAKPQPKLKPKGNVGIGGPAVPPPPIKHNMNIGTWDDKGSVVKAPPAQPVLPPQTIIQQPQPLIQPPPLVQSQLPQQQPQPQQPQQQQGPQQQAQPHQLQQQQLQNRWVAPRNRGVGFSQNNGAGSENFGLGVVSVSSSPSGAEVHPVLEKLKAINNYNPKDFDWNLKNGRVFIIKSYSEDDIHRSIKYSIWCSTEHGNKRLDAAYRSLNGKGPLYLLFSVNGSGHFCGVAEMKSVVDYNAYAGVWSQDKWKGKFDVKWIFVKDVPNNQLRHIRLENNDNKPVTNSRDTQEVPLEKAKQVLKIIATFKHTTSIFDDFAHYEKRQEEEEAMRRERNRNKQ, translated from the exons ATGTCAGCCACCAGCGTCGACCAG AGACCTAAAGGACAGGGAAATAAAG TTTCAGTACAAAACGGTTCGATTCATCAAAAGGATGCAGTAAATGATGATGACTTTGAGCCATATCTAAGTAGTCAGACAAATCAG agTAACAGCTATCCACCAATGTCAGACCCGTACATGCCTAGTTATTATGCTCCATCCATTGGATTTCCATACTCTTTAGGCGAAGCAGCATGGTCAACTGCAGGTGACCCCCCAATGCCATACTTGACAACTTATGGACAGATGAGTAATGGTGAACACCATTACATACCTGATGGTGTATTTAGCCAACCTGGGGCATTAGGAAATACCCCTCCGTTTCTTGGGCAGCAcggatttaatttttttcctgggaatgCAGACTTCTCTACATGGGGGACAAGTGGATCTCAGGGACAATCAACGCAAAGCTCTGCTTACAGCAGCAGCTATGGCTATCCACCTAGTTCTCTTGGTAGAGCCATAGCAGATGGACAGGCTGGATTTGGCAGTGATACTCTGAGCAAGGTGCCTGGGATTAGCAGCATTGAGCAAGGCATGACTGGACTGAAAATCGGTGGAGACATGACAGCTGCTGTAACAAAAACTGTAGGTTCAGCTCTGAGCAGTACAGGTATGACAAGCATTGCAGCAAACAGCGTGCCCCCAGTTAGTAGTTCAGCACCAAAACCAACCTCGTGGGCTGCCATTGCAAGGAAGCCTGCTAAACCTCAGCCGAAACTCAAGCCTAAAGGTAATGTGGGCATTGGGGGCCCTGCTGTACCACCACCACCTATAAAACACAACATGAATATTGGAACTTGGGATGACAAAGGGTCAGTGGTAAAAGCACCCCCAGCCCAACCAGTACTGCCTCCTCAGACTATAATCCAGCAGCCTCAGCCATTAATCCAACCACCACCACTGGTGCAAAGCCAACTGCCTCAACAGCAGCCTCAGCCACAGCAACCACAACAGCAACAAGGACCTCAGCAGCAGGCCCAGCCTCACcagttgcagcagcagcagctgcaaaaccGCTGGGTAGCTCCTCGTAATAGGGGTGTGGGCTTCAGCCAGAACAATGGAGCTGGTAGTGAGAACTTTGGTTTAGGTGTTGTATCTGTCAGCTCCTCCCCTTCTGGTGCAGAAGTGCACCCAGTCCTGGAGAAACTAAAGGCCATAAACAACTACAATCCCAAAGACTTCGATTGGAATCTGAAGAATGGACGTGTGTTTATAATCAAAAGTTACTCAGAGGACGATATCCATCGCTCCATAAAGTACTCTATCTGGTGTAGTACTGAACACGGGAATAAGCGCTTGGATGCCGCTTACCGTTCCCTGAATGGAAAAGGCCCACTCTATTTACTCTTCAGTGTGAATGGCAGTGGACACTTTTGTGGAGTGGCTGAGATGAAGTCTGTTGTGGACTACAATGCATATGCTGGTGTCTGGTCTCAGGATAAGTGGAAGGGGAAGTTTGATGTCAAATGGATCTTTGTCAAAGACGTTCCCAATAACCAACTGCGGCATATTCGCTTGGAAAACAATGACAACAAACCGGTTACCAATTCGAGGGACACTCAAGAGGTACCCCTAGAAAAAGCCAAGCAAGTGCTTAAAATAATTGCTACTTTCAAGCATACCACCTCAATCTTTGATGACTTTGCACATTACGAGAAGCGtcaagaggaggaggaagccaTGCGTAGG gagaGAAATAGAAACAAACAATAA